One Mycolicibacterium pulveris genomic region harbors:
- a CDS encoding LLM class F420-dependent oxidoreductase, with translation MRFGLFIPQGWRLDLVDIPTEEHWPVMRGLAAHADDTASWDSLWVYDHFHTVPVPTSEATHEAWTLMAAYAATTSRIKLGQMCTAMSYRNPVYLAKVAATTDIISGGRVQMGIGAGWYEHEWRAYGYGFPSAGERLGRLDEGVQIMRDAWRDGMVTFHGKHYQVDGAIVAPKPLQDGGIPLWIAGGGEKVTLRIAAKYAQYTNFTSEPEGFMHKSQVLAEHCRDVGTDYDAIVRSANFNSVIGESEADVKSRVERLRARQVAKADPAAVDAMLGSVTAPESASGTPEQVVEKLTRMRELGCEYAILYFPEAAYDRSGIELFEREVIPALS, from the coding sequence ATGCGCTTCGGACTGTTCATCCCGCAGGGCTGGCGACTGGATCTGGTGGATATCCCCACCGAAGAGCATTGGCCGGTGATGCGTGGCCTCGCCGCACACGCCGACGACACCGCGTCCTGGGACTCGCTGTGGGTCTACGACCATTTCCACACCGTGCCGGTGCCCACCTCCGAGGCCACCCACGAGGCGTGGACGCTGATGGCCGCCTACGCGGCGACCACCTCACGCATCAAGTTGGGGCAGATGTGCACGGCGATGAGTTACCGCAACCCGGTCTATCTGGCCAAGGTCGCCGCCACCACCGACATCATCTCCGGCGGCCGCGTGCAGATGGGCATCGGCGCCGGCTGGTATGAACACGAATGGCGCGCCTACGGTTACGGCTTCCCCTCCGCGGGCGAGCGTCTGGGCCGCCTGGACGAGGGCGTTCAGATCATGCGCGACGCCTGGCGCGACGGCATGGTCACCTTCCACGGCAAGCACTACCAGGTCGACGGCGCGATCGTGGCGCCAAAACCGTTGCAGGACGGCGGTATCCCGCTGTGGATCGCCGGCGGCGGCGAGAAGGTGACGTTGCGCATCGCCGCGAAATACGCGCAGTACACGAACTTCACCTCGGAACCCGAAGGGTTCATGCACAAGTCTCAGGTGCTGGCGGAACACTGCCGCGATGTCGGCACCGATTACGACGCGATCGTGCGTTCGGCCAACTTCAACTCGGTGATCGGGGAGTCGGAGGCCGACGTCAAGTCCCGGGTGGAGCGGCTGCGTGCCCGCCAGGTCGCCAAGGCCGACCCGGCTGCGGTGGACGCCATGTTGGGATCGGTCACCGCACCCGAATCCGCCAGCGGCACACCGGAGCAGGTCGTCGAAAAGCTCACGCGCATGCGCGAGCTCGGCTGTGAGTACGCGATCCTTTACTTTCCCGAGGCCGCCTACGACCGCTCCGGCATCGAGCTGTTCGAACGCGAGGTCATTCCGGCGCTGAGCTAG
- a CDS encoding NAD(P)H-dependent flavin oxidoreductase, whose protein sequence is MTSPLTGLGLTSPVLAAPMSGGPTTPAMVIAAARAGGLGFVAAGYKTPEALAAEISAVRAAGVPFGVNLFAPNPVPVSVDAYRRYAQALTSVADRLGVTLPREPVENDDEFRAKVDLLLAEPVPVASFTFGIPGAAVIADLKRAGTAVVQTVTSVPEARAAADAGVDMLVVQSHLAGGHSATLHPQRAPEPLAVGELVRAVSDTVGLPVIGAGGLSTAADVSGVLGAGAAAAMVGTVLLLADESGASPTHQRALTDPGRTETVVTRAFTGRPARGLRNAFIDTYESQAPLGYPAIHHLTSPLRKAAAAADEPELLHLWAGTGYRNTRRAPTEQILTELAAASSAPE, encoded by the coding sequence ATGACGTCGCCACTGACGGGTCTGGGCCTGACCAGCCCGGTCCTCGCCGCGCCGATGTCGGGCGGGCCGACCACCCCTGCGATGGTGATTGCCGCCGCCCGCGCAGGAGGGCTGGGGTTCGTCGCCGCAGGCTACAAGACGCCGGAAGCGCTCGCCGCCGAGATATCGGCCGTCCGCGCCGCGGGGGTCCCGTTCGGCGTCAACCTGTTTGCCCCGAACCCTGTCCCGGTGTCGGTCGACGCGTACCGGCGGTACGCGCAGGCGCTGACCTCGGTGGCCGACCGGTTGGGGGTGACGCTGCCCCGCGAGCCGGTCGAGAACGACGATGAGTTCCGCGCCAAGGTCGACCTGCTGCTCGCCGAGCCCGTGCCGGTGGCCAGTTTCACGTTCGGCATCCCCGGCGCGGCCGTGATCGCCGACCTGAAGCGCGCCGGCACCGCCGTCGTGCAGACGGTCACCTCGGTGCCAGAGGCCCGCGCGGCCGCGGATGCGGGGGTCGACATGCTCGTCGTCCAATCCCACCTCGCCGGAGGGCATTCGGCGACGCTACACCCGCAGCGGGCTCCCGAACCACTCGCCGTCGGCGAGCTGGTGCGCGCGGTGAGCGACACGGTCGGCCTGCCGGTGATCGGGGCGGGCGGCTTGTCGACGGCGGCCGACGTCTCCGGTGTCCTTGGTGCCGGCGCGGCCGCGGCGATGGTGGGCACCGTCCTGTTGCTCGCCGACGAGAGCGGTGCCTCACCAACCCATCAGCGGGCGCTCACCGATCCGGGCCGCACCGAAACCGTCGTCACCCGCGCGTTCACCGGTCGGCCGGCCCGCGGTCTGCGCAACGCGTTCATCGACACCTATGAGTCTCAGGCGCCGCTGGGCTATCCGGCGATCCACCACCTCACCAGCCCGCTGAGAAAGGCGGCCGCCGCCGCCGATGAGCCTGAGTTGCTGCATCTGTGGGCCGGTACCGGATACCGCAACACGCGACGGGCACCGACCGAGCAGATCCTCACCGAGCTCGCTGCGGCTAGCTCAGCGCCGGAATGA
- a CDS encoding cupin domain-containing protein, which translates to MEKMSLTALAREQLDKARAAKSGRAAHTVYGGHEHSLRQTLIALTAGVSLDEHESPGEATLYVIQGRVKVTDPKNSWEGSTGDQIVIPRTRHGLDALEDSVVLLTVAKDVGQHT; encoded by the coding sequence ATGGAGAAGATGTCACTCACCGCGCTCGCTCGCGAGCAGCTGGACAAGGCCCGCGCCGCCAAGAGTGGCCGCGCCGCGCACACCGTCTACGGCGGACACGAGCATTCGCTGCGTCAGACGTTGATCGCGCTGACCGCGGGTGTGAGCCTTGACGAGCACGAGAGCCCCGGTGAGGCCACGCTGTATGTGATCCAGGGCCGGGTCAAGGTGACCGATCCGAAGAACAGCTGGGAGGGTTCGACGGGTGACCAGATCGTCATCCCGCGCACTCGCCACGGCCTGGACGCCCTTGAGGACTCCGTTGTGCTGCTGACCGTCGCGAAAGACGTTGGGCAACACACCTGA
- a CDS encoding DNA repair helicase XPB: MTDGPLIVQSDKTVLLEVDHAQAGEARAAIAPFAELERAPEHIHTYRITPLALWNARAAGHDAEQVVDALVSFSRYAVPQPLLVDIVDTMARYGRLQLVKHPAHGLTLVSLDRAVLEEVLRNKKIAPMLGARIDDDTVAVHNSERGRVKQMLLKIGWPAEDLAGYVDGEKHPISLAQNGWQLRDYQQMATDSFWDGGSGVVVLPCGAGKTLVGAAAMAKASATTLILVTNTVAGRQWKRELLNRTSLTENEIGEYSGERKEIRPVTIATYQVITRRTKGEYRHLELFDSRDWGLIIYDEVHLLPAPVFRMTADLQSRRRLGLTATLIREDGREGDVFSLIGPKRYDAPWKDIEAQGWIAPAECIEVRVTMTDNERMLYAVAEPDERYKLCSTVHTKIAVVKSILDKHQGEQTLVIGAYLDQLEELGAELNAPVIQGSTKTSEREALFDAFRRGEISTLVVSKVANFSIDLPEASVAVQVSGTFGSRQEEAQRLGRLLRPKADGGGAIFYSVVSRDSLDAEYAAHRQRFLAEQGYGYVIKDADDLLGPAI, encoded by the coding sequence ATGACCGACGGCCCCTTGATCGTGCAGTCCGACAAAACGGTGCTGCTCGAAGTCGACCACGCCCAGGCCGGGGAGGCACGCGCGGCGATCGCTCCGTTCGCCGAGCTGGAGCGCGCACCCGAGCACATCCACACCTACCGCATCACGCCGCTGGCGCTGTGGAACGCCCGCGCGGCCGGCCACGACGCCGAGCAGGTGGTCGACGCGTTGGTCAGCTTCTCCCGCTACGCGGTGCCGCAACCGCTGCTCGTCGACATCGTCGACACCATGGCGCGCTACGGGCGCCTGCAGCTGGTCAAGCATCCGGCGCACGGGCTCACGCTGGTCAGCCTCGACCGCGCGGTGCTCGAGGAGGTGCTGCGCAACAAGAAGATCGCGCCGATGCTGGGCGCGCGCATCGACGACGACACCGTCGCCGTGCACAACAGCGAACGCGGCCGGGTCAAGCAGATGCTGCTCAAGATCGGTTGGCCCGCCGAGGATCTCGCCGGATACGTCGACGGCGAGAAGCACCCGATCAGCCTGGCCCAGAACGGCTGGCAGCTGCGCGACTACCAGCAGATGGCCACCGACTCGTTCTGGGACGGCGGCTCCGGTGTCGTGGTGTTGCCGTGCGGGGCGGGCAAAACGCTGGTCGGCGCGGCCGCGATGGCCAAAGCCTCGGCGACCACCCTGATCCTGGTGACCAACACGGTCGCGGGCAGGCAGTGGAAGCGCGAGCTGCTCAACCGGACGTCGCTCACCGAGAACGAGATCGGCGAGTACTCCGGCGAGCGCAAGGAGATCCGGCCCGTCACCATCGCCACCTATCAGGTGATCACCCGGCGCACCAAAGGTGAGTACCGCCACCTGGAGCTGTTCGACAGCCGCGACTGGGGGCTGATCATCTACGACGAGGTGCACCTGTTGCCCGCCCCGGTGTTTCGAATGACCGCGGACCTGCAATCGCGGCGGCGGCTGGGGCTGACCGCGACGCTGATCCGCGAGGACGGCCGCGAGGGCGACGTGTTCAGCCTGATCGGGCCGAAACGCTACGACGCCCCGTGGAAGGACATCGAGGCCCAGGGCTGGATCGCGCCCGCCGAGTGCATCGAGGTCCGGGTGACGATGACCGACAACGAGCGAATGCTCTACGCGGTCGCCGAGCCCGACGAACGCTACAAGCTGTGCTCGACGGTGCACACCAAGATCGCGGTGGTGAAGTCGATCCTCGACAAGCATCAAGGCGAACAGACCCTGGTGATCGGCGCGTATCTCGACCAGCTCGAGGAGCTCGGGGCGGAGTTGAACGCCCCGGTGATCCAAGGATCGACCAAGACCTCGGAGCGTGAAGCGCTGTTCGACGCGTTTCGCCGCGGCGAGATCTCCACCCTGGTGGTGTCGAAAGTGGCCAACTTCTCCATCGACCTACCCGAAGCCAGTGTGGCGGTCCAGGTTTCGGGAACCTTCGGCTCGCGTCAAGAGGAGGCCCAGCGGCTGGGCCGGCTACTGCGCCCCAAGGCCGACGGTGGCGGGGCGATCTTCTACTCGGTGGTGTCGCGTGACAGCCTGGACGCCGAGTACGCCGCGCACCGGCAGCGCTTCCTCGCCGAGCAGGGCTACGGCTACGTGATCAAGGACGCCGACGACCTACTCGGCCCGGCCATATAG
- a CDS encoding helicase-associated domain-containing protein, with protein MTENAAEGSGEAAGAPARVVPLGAWLADLPDERLIRLLELRPDLTQPPPGTIAALAARAQARQSVKAATDDLDYLHLAVLDALLVLHADTAGVPLTKLLELIGDRAPQEAVVAAVDGLRERALVWGDTTVRVTAEAAGGLPWFPGQASVEDTDPADLADRLAALDEAQDELLRKLLDGSPVGRTRDAAPGTPPDRPVQRLLAAGLLRQLDAETVILPRLVGQALRVELPGPVTLTPPDPVVSTTTAADVDAVAAGAVIDLLREVELVLDTLSANPVPELRSGGLGVRDLKRLAKHTGIEDRRLALILELSAAAGLIAAGMPEPEPPDDAGPYWTPTVASDRFVESPTAAKWHLLASTWLDLPGRPGLIGNRGPDGKPYAALSDSLFSTAAPLDRRLLLDVLAELPPGAGVEAKEASLAMIWRRPRWAARLQPAPVGDLLVEAHALGVMGRGAIATPFRSLLAGDSPEDVVQAMEKALPKPIDHFLLQADLTVVVPGPLERGLAEQLAAVADVESAGAAMVYRISEGSVRRALDTGRTAGELHSLFSRHSKTPVPQGLTYLIDDVARRHGQLRVGMAASFVRCEDATLLAQAVAAPATDAVELRLLAPTVAVSQAPIAEVLAALRAAGFAPAAEDSTGAIVDIRARGARVPAPSGRRRAYRPPTPTTQTLSAIVAVLRKVAASPAGSMRLDPAVAISQLQEAAHRQTSVVIGYVDPAGVATQRVVAPVNVRGGQLTAYDPATGRMREFAIHRVTSVVSA; from the coding sequence ATGACCGAAAACGCGGCGGAGGGCAGCGGCGAAGCGGCCGGCGCGCCGGCACGGGTGGTGCCGCTGGGTGCCTGGTTGGCCGACCTGCCCGACGAGCGGCTCATCCGGCTGCTGGAGCTGCGGCCCGACCTGACCCAACCGCCGCCGGGCACCATCGCCGCCCTGGCCGCCCGCGCGCAGGCGCGGCAATCGGTCAAAGCCGCCACCGATGACCTCGACTACCTGCACTTGGCGGTGCTCGACGCCCTGCTGGTGCTGCATGCGGACACCGCGGGTGTCCCGCTGACCAAGCTGCTGGAGCTGATCGGCGACCGGGCACCGCAGGAGGCCGTCGTCGCGGCGGTCGACGGCCTGCGTGAGCGTGCGCTGGTGTGGGGTGACACCACAGTGCGGGTGACCGCCGAAGCCGCAGGCGGATTGCCCTGGTTCCCCGGCCAGGCCAGCGTCGAGGACACCGACCCCGCCGATCTCGCCGATCGGCTGGCCGCGTTGGACGAGGCCCAAGACGAGCTGCTGCGCAAGCTGTTGGACGGCTCACCGGTCGGGCGCACCCGCGACGCCGCGCCGGGCACCCCGCCGGACCGTCCGGTCCAGCGCCTGCTGGCGGCCGGATTGCTGCGCCAGCTGGACGCCGAGACGGTGATCCTGCCGCGGCTGGTCGGCCAGGCGCTGCGCGTGGAGCTGCCCGGCCCGGTCACGCTGACCCCGCCCGACCCGGTGGTGTCGACCACCACCGCCGCGGACGTCGACGCGGTCGCGGCCGGAGCGGTGATCGACTTGCTGCGCGAAGTCGAGCTGGTACTCGACACGCTTTCCGCGAATCCGGTTCCCGAGCTGCGCAGCGGCGGGCTCGGGGTGCGCGACCTCAAGCGGCTGGCGAAACACACCGGCATCGAGGACCGCAGGCTCGCCCTGATCCTCGAGCTGTCGGCGGCGGCCGGGCTGATCGCGGCGGGCATGCCCGAGCCCGAGCCGCCCGACGACGCCGGCCCGTACTGGACCCCCACGGTGGCCTCCGACCGGTTCGTGGAATCCCCGACCGCGGCCAAGTGGCATCTGCTGGCGTCGACCTGGCTCGATCTGCCGGGCAGACCCGGGCTCATCGGCAACCGCGGCCCAGACGGCAAACCGTATGCGGCGCTGTCTGATTCGCTGTTCTCGACCGCGGCGCCGCTGGATCGGCGACTGCTGCTCGACGTGTTGGCTGAGCTGCCGCCCGGTGCGGGGGTCGAGGCGAAAGAGGCGTCGCTGGCGATGATCTGGCGCAGACCGCGGTGGGCCGCGCGGCTGCAGCCCGCACCGGTGGGTGACCTGCTGGTCGAGGCTCATGCGCTCGGCGTGATGGGACGCGGCGCGATCGCCACCCCGTTCCGGTCACTGCTGGCGGGGGATTCCCCCGAGGACGTCGTCCAGGCGATGGAGAAGGCGCTGCCCAAGCCGATCGATCACTTCCTGCTTCAAGCCGACCTCACCGTGGTCGTCCCCGGTCCGCTGGAACGCGGCCTGGCCGAGCAGCTGGCGGCGGTGGCCGACGTGGAGTCGGCCGGCGCGGCGATGGTGTACCGCATCAGCGAGGGGTCGGTCCGGCGCGCCCTGGACACCGGCCGGACCGCCGGCGAGCTGCACTCGCTGTTCAGCAGGCACTCCAAAACCCCGGTGCCGCAGGGGTTGACGTATCTCATCGACGATGTGGCCCGCAGGCACGGCCAGCTGCGGGTCGGCATGGCCGCCTCGTTCGTGCGGTGCGAGGACGCCACGCTGCTGGCACAGGCGGTCGCCGCGCCGGCCACCGACGCTGTGGAGCTGCGGTTGCTCGCGCCGACGGTCGCGGTGTCGCAGGCGCCGATCGCCGAGGTGCTCGCCGCGCTGCGGGCCGCCGGGTTCGCGCCCGCCGCCGAGGACTCCACCGGCGCCATCGTCGACATCCGCGCCCGCGGTGCGCGGGTCCCGGCGCCGTCGGGCCGCCGCCGCGCGTACCGCCCACCCACGCCCACCACCCAGACGCTCAGCGCGATCGTCGCCGTGCTGCGCAAGGTCGCCGCCAGCCCCGCGGGCAGCATGCGCCTCGACCCGGCCGTGGCGATCTCGCAGCTGCAGGAGGCCGCGCACCGGCAGACCTCGGTGGTGATCGGTTATGTCGACCCCGCGGGGGTGGCCACCCAGCGGGTGGTGGCCCCGGTCAATGTGCGCGGCGGCCAGCTGACCGCCTACGACCCGGCCACCGGCCGGATGCGCGAGTTCGCCATCCACCGCGTCACCTCGGTGGTCTCCGCCTAG
- the moaC gene encoding cyclic pyranopterin monophosphate synthase MoaC, whose amino-acid sequence MVDVTPKEATKRTAVAAGRLITTADVVALIAAGGLPKGDALATARVAGIMAAKRTSDLIPLCHQLALTGVDVDFEIGDTEVTITATVRTTDRTGVEMEALTAVSLAALTLYDMIKAVDPAARIDNVRVLRKEGGKTGTWTRP is encoded by the coding sequence ATGGTCGACGTGACCCCCAAAGAGGCCACCAAGCGCACCGCGGTCGCGGCGGGCCGCCTGATCACCACCGCCGACGTCGTCGCGCTGATCGCGGCGGGCGGGTTGCCCAAGGGCGACGCGCTGGCCACCGCCCGCGTCGCGGGCATCATGGCCGCCAAACGGACCAGCGACCTCATTCCGCTCTGCCACCAGCTGGCCCTCACCGGCGTCGACGTGGACTTCGAGATCGGCGACACCGAGGTGACCATCACCGCGACCGTGCGCACCACCGACCGCACCGGCGTCGAGATGGAGGCGTTGACCGCCGTCAGCCTGGCCGCGCTGACGCTCTACGACATGATCAAGGCCGTCGACCCCGCCGCCCGCATCGACAACGTGCGGGTGCTGCGCAAAGAGGGCGGCAAAACCGGGACATGGACGCGGCCGTGA